The following are from one region of the Parus major isolate Abel unplaced genomic scaffold, Parus_major1.1 Scaffold443, whole genome shotgun sequence genome:
- the IL23A gene encoding interleukin-23 subunit alpha: MSEGPRDAEDAFGGPSDAEGSACGSHECPGVPDPHLTPRSPQRCLQRIHQALQHYRDLLGSDIFQDQPQPQLETTMEQLLRHVQEGHGRPPRHPLAPTAVWARHLARHLALKRLRSFAAVISRVFNHSAR, from the exons ATGTCTGAGGgtcccagggatgctgaggaTGCGTTTGGAGGTCCCAGTGATGCCGAGGGAAGCGCCTGCGGTTCCCACGAGTGCCCGGGGGTCCCGGACCCCCATCTCACCCCCCGCTCCCCACAGCGCTGCCTGCAGCGGATCCACCAAGCGCTCCAGCACTACCGGGACCTGCTGGGCTCCGACATCTTCCAGgaccagccccagccccagctggagaCCAcgatggagcagctgctgcgCCACGTCCAG GAGGGGCACGGCCGCCCCCCCCGGCACCCCCTGGCCCCCACCGCGGTCTGGGCGCGGCACCTGGCGCGGCACCTGGCGCTGAAGCGGCTCCGCTCCTTCGCCGCCGTCATCAGCCGCGTCTTCAACCACAGCGCCCGCTGA